In Triticum urartu cultivar G1812 chromosome 6, Tu2.1, whole genome shotgun sequence, the following proteins share a genomic window:
- the LOC125514739 gene encoding putative F-box/FBD/LRR-repeat protein At5g56810, which yields MVEDNEDDRLSILPDDVLLNIVERLDIADATRTTILSRRWKQIPAMLSKVVIMAGSFEPKHTTSKLTSDDIIRFNSTMLEATRSILERRARTLYTIHLLRMQFYLGDESIFIGQTVANTIATQKVASVEFTILTKVRKNCTNNDLLTYGRQFMSFFDSCPNTFGCLARLRLENLRLGESDFPKIFSICKQLEFLFLYECDMGIKSLLEVEHPQLGELVIASGCLERVHLKWAPKLTILKFNVFRTKDDPFCLGYVPLLQTVSIINTAFSWHKMLKLSELLRKTAISNLHLNFKSEKIWVKLEGRRQLLPVFHKLRIVNLLNISEECDLSWTMFLLQGAPNLKELRVLVRDHLCEMITGERRKMCPFSEQKDKGLQWEPSTTDLKHHNLAKLTIYGRFQAEDKFVSYARSVMEAAVNLEEIKLYKSPVCWKCKHLLQEWTLEEKSYLSYKINKGMPSLVRIHFPSLGQVLS from the exons ATGGTG GAGGACAATGAAGATGATAGGCTCAGCATTTTGCCTGATGATGTTTTGCTCAACATTGTTGAGCGACTTGATATTGCTGACGCCACAAGAACCACCATCCTCTCCAGACGTTGGAAGCAGATCCCTGCAATGCTATCAAAAGTTGTTATAATGGCTGGTTCTTTTGAACCCAAGCACACAACAAGCAAGTTAACCTCAGATGATATAATTCGGTTCAACAGCACCATGCTGGAAGCAACCAGGAGCATACTGGAAAGGAGGGCTAGAACTTTATACACCATTCACCTGTTGCGCATGCAATTCTACTTGGGAGATGAGTCCATTTTCATTGGCCAGACTGTTGCCAACACCATAGCAACACAAAAGGTTGCTTCAGTTGAGTTTACAATCTTGACGAAGGTGCGTAAAAATTGTACAAATAATGACCTACTGACATATGGGAGACAGTTCATGTCATTCTTTGATTCGTGTCCAAACACATTTGGTTGTCTTGCACGCCTCAGGCTAGAGAATTTGAGGTTAGGAGAATCAGACTTCCCCAAAATTTTCAGTATATGCAAGCAACTAGAGTTCCTCTTCCTCTATGAATGTGACATGGGTATTAAGTCTTTGCTGGAAGTGGAACACCCGCAACTCGGTGAACTAGTGATTGCCTCTGGCTGTCTTGAGAGGGTTCATCTGAAGTGGGCACCAAAGCTCACAATACTGAAATTCAATGTTTTTAGAACTAAAGACGACCCCTTCTGTCTTGGCTATGTCCCACTGCTCCAGACTGTGAGCATAATCAATACTGCTTTCTCCTGGCACAAGATGCTCAAGTTAAGTGAGTTGCTTCGTAAAACTGCCATAAGCAACCTGCATTTGAACTTCAAAAGTGAAAAG ATTTGGGTCAAACTGGAAGGTCGAAGACAATTGTTACCGGTGTTCCACAAACTTAGGATTGTGAATTTGCTTAACATTTCTGAAGAATGCGATCTTTCTTGGACAATGTTCTTACTCCAAGGTGCACCCAACCTTAAAGAACTGCGCGTCTTG GTGCGGGATCATTTATGTGAAATGATAACAGGGGAGCGGAGGAAGATGTGTCCATTTAGCGAGCAGAAGGACAAAGGATTACAGTGGGAACCGTCTACAACCGACTTAAAGCACCACAACCTAGCTAAGCTCACTATCTATGGGAGGTTTCAAGCCGAAGACAAATTCGTGAGCTATGCCAGAAGTGTCATGGAAGCAGCAGTGAATTTGGAGGAGATAAAACTATATAAAAGTCCAGTGTGTTGGAAGTGCAAGCACCTGCTGCAGGAGTGGACATTGGAGGAGAAGTCATATCTTAGCTACAAAATCAACAAAGGGATGCCCTCGCTAGTCCGGATTCACTTTCCGAGTTTAGGGCAAGTCTTATCTTAG
- the LOC125512579 gene encoding ethylene-responsive transcription factor ERF109-like encodes MAPRLERGGRGFQLPNSELEDSLFLRALISVVNGDAVVPTLHLEPSSTPHFAAAVPACASCGVDGCIGCMFVAAAATADSSSGGEECSAASFVKDGGVGKITRRRSRSKFGGVRQRSWGKWAAEIRDPHRAVRQWLGTFDTAVDAARAYDLAALEFRGHRARLNFPDAAASSSSAASVSDSSWTAAQS; translated from the coding sequence ATGGCGCCGAGGCTGGAGCGCGGCGGCAGGGGCTTCCAGCTCCCGAACTCCGAGCTGGAGGACTCCCTCTTCCTCCGCGCCCTCATCTCCGTTGTAAACGGAGACGCCGTCGTCCCCACGCTGCACCTCGAGCCATCGTCCACGCCGCACTTTGCCGCTGCAGTTCCTGCGTGCGCCAGCTGCGGCGTGGACGGGTGCATCGGCTGCATGTTCGTCGCTGCGGCGGCGACGGCCGACTCGAGCAGCGGGGGCGAAGAGTGCTCCGCCGCGAGCTTCGTGAAGGACGGCGGCGTGGGGAAGATCACACGGAGGAGGAGCCGGAGCAAGTTCGGGGGCGTGAGGCAGCGGTCGTGGGGGAAGTGGGCGGCGGAGATCCGCGACCCGCACCGCGCCGTGCGCCAGTGGCTCGGCACCTTCGACACCGCCGTGGATGCCGCCCGCGCCTACGATCTCGCGGCGCTCGAGTTCCGTGGCCACCGCGCCAGACTCAACTTCCCGGACGCggccgcgtcgtcgtcgtcggcgGCTTCTGTTTCTGATTCTTCTTGGACGGCTGCGCAGTCGTAG